A stretch of the uncultured Desulfobacter sp. genome encodes the following:
- a CDS encoding DVU0524 family FlgM-associated protein — protein sequence MQIPSYQIQNVLKVYSRQFSQGKLLGKNKFSDANKVSADSVSISSEGKRQAIIDKVASNIVDKIITEGPNEKDEAQITNQIEKEMGKKINFTKGRNQFTYTSVDENNNKVVQTLSVEDSKFIVERMTELARQVADSNMESQEGV from the coding sequence ATGCAGATACCTTCATACCAAATACAAAATGTCTTGAAAGTGTATTCAAGGCAATTCAGTCAGGGTAAGCTGCTGGGTAAAAATAAATTCAGCGATGCCAACAAGGTTTCTGCAGACAGTGTCAGCATCTCATCGGAAGGCAAACGTCAAGCCATTATAGATAAGGTTGCAAGCAACATTGTCGATAAAATTATCACCGAAGGCCCAAATGAAAAAGATGAGGCCCAAATCACAAATCAGATTGAAAAAGAGATGGGTAAAAAAATTAATTTCACCAAAGGGAGAAATCAATTCACTTATACCTCGGTTGATGAAAATAATAATAAGGTAGTCCAGACCTTGTCCGTGGAAGATTCTAAATTCATTGTAGAACGGATGACGGAACTGGCGCGCCAGGTGGCTGATTCCAATATGGAATCCCAGGAGGGT
- a CDS encoding class II fructose-bisphosphate aldolase: MTYSQSEEYCKLLDYGRPPNVKKCFPHSKALIVSGKYIDRAMLAKGGCMTIAANGRNAFVIKGTLAAAQRANAAVIIEIARSEGGTGAYCATSLWNIARQTDAYMNEMGITVPVAIHADHFGIKKPEDVTPAKTEILSLFDTGITSIAIDASHMPDDQNLLANIELNPYVPEWAGLETEVGEIKGEQGLSTAEEALFLIQGLNAHGIFPDWIALNNGTTHGIEQSDAGINVELTAEIHRTLAPYGISGAQHGTSGNNSDRLRQIAKHTKTTKANVATALQMISWGVKVNDFGNAIMDESGAFIKEPGKGVSQATWEKMCDFAAANDWQKGNFKKLNNPFENTLTAQDAPIRERMVKDVENFVFTLLTDVFNATGTADLVKKQILETQSHMPGFKAEKIEQKDEWTREKIIEKASRITSDKGPEGDFDD, translated from the coding sequence ATGACCTATTCACAATCCGAAGAATACTGCAAACTGCTTGATTACGGCAGGCCCCCCAATGTGAAAAAGTGTTTCCCCCATTCAAAGGCACTCATTGTCAGCGGCAAATATATTGACCGCGCCATGTTGGCCAAAGGCGGTTGCATGACCATTGCAGCCAACGGTAGAAACGCCTTTGTCATCAAGGGAACTCTTGCCGCAGCCCAGCGTGCCAATGCAGCGGTTATCATTGAAATTGCCCGCTCCGAGGGTGGTACCGGGGCCTATTGTGCCACCAGCCTTTGGAACATTGCAAGGCAGACCGATGCATATATGAATGAAATGGGGATAACCGTTCCCGTGGCCATTCATGCAGACCATTTCGGAATTAAAAAACCCGAAGACGTTACACCTGCAAAGACCGAAATCCTGTCCCTGTTTGATACCGGCATCACCTCCATTGCCATTGATGCATCCCACATGCCAGATGACCAGAACCTTTTGGCCAATATTGAATTAAATCCGTATGTCCCTGAATGGGCAGGGCTTGAAACCGAAGTGGGTGAGATAAAAGGTGAACAGGGTCTTTCGACCGCTGAAGAAGCATTGTTTCTTATCCAAGGCCTCAATGCCCACGGCATTTTTCCGGACTGGATCGCCCTGAACAACGGCACAACCCACGGCATTGAACAAAGCGATGCAGGTATCAATGTTGAACTGACGGCAGAAATCCACAGGACATTGGCCCCTTACGGAATTTCCGGCGCCCAGCACGGGACATCAGGAAACAACTCCGATCGTTTGCGCCAGATCGCCAAACACACCAAAACCACAAAGGCCAATGTTGCCACGGCCCTTCAAATGATCTCCTGGGGGGTAAAGGTAAATGACTTCGGCAATGCCATCATGGATGAGTCCGGCGCCTTCATCAAAGAGCCGGGCAAAGGGGTCTCCCAGGCCACCTGGGAAAAAATGTGCGATTTTGCCGCAGCCAATGACTGGCAAAAGGGGAATTTCAAAAAGCTGAACAATCCGTTTGAAAATACGCTGACAGCCCAGGACGCGCCGATTCGGGAACGAATGGTCAAAGATGTGGAAAATTTTGTTTTTACGCTGCTCACGGACGTATTTAACGCAACAGGTACAGCGGACCTGGTAAAAAAACAAATTCTGGAGACCCAGTCGCACATGCCGGGCTTCAAAGCAGAAAAAATCGAACAAAAAGATGAATGGACCCGGGAAAAAATCATTGAAAAGGCCTCACGGATCACCTCCGACAAAGGTCCTGAAGGAGATTTTGACGATTAA